In Streptomyces sp. NBC_01231, the sequence GGGCCCGGCGGCGGTGTACGGCCAGGTAGACGCCCGCGGCGCCGATCAGTACGGCGATGACGGGGAGCCAACTGCCGACGATCTCCAGCACCCGCAGATACCACTTGATCTTGCCGACGTCCTTCGACGCGAACACCACGAACTGCGTGTGGACGGACGGGATACGAGCGGCCGGTTTGAAGCCGGCGCTGACCAGCCGGTCCTTGACCTGGGCCACGATCGGTCCCACGTCGATGGAGACCTGGCCGTTCTCGACGGACACCACCGCGTCGGAGTCGCCCGTGAGAGTTTCGTCGAGCGCGGCGTGGGCCCTGCGGTTCGCGTCCACCCAGACGGTGTCGAAGGCCTTGCTGGAGACCACCCGCTCCACGGTGCCGCTGACCAGGCTCTTCAGGCCGCTGGTGATCGGGCCCTTGAGGTCGCCGAGCAGTGCTGCCACCTTCGGCGGGGCCCCCTTCTCATCCGCCGCCTTCTCCAGCTCCTTGACCAGTGCCTCCACGTCGACCTGCGCCAGGACCGCTGTGGTGACCCGTGCGGTGATCGCCTTCTGTACGTCCGGATTGCTCGCCAGCGGCCCGACGGTGGCGACGTAGCGGTCCGTGTCCCGCACGATGCTGTTCGCCCAGACCGCGACGACGGCCAGCAGCGACAGCAGTGCGGCGAGGAGGATCAGCAGGACCGACCCCGTCGACCGGAACCAGTGGTGCCGCGGGGCCGGTGACCGTCCGGTGCTCTCCAGGGCCCGCACCCTGTGCCGCAGTTCGTCCAGCTCGTCGCGCTCCCGTGCCGAGGACCGCTGGTCGCCGGACTGGCCTGCGGGGGGCTCGTCCGGGCCCGGTGGGGGTGTGCTGCTCGTCATGGTCACAGGAGACCGGTGCTGCTGCGGCCCCGCGACCTGGGCGGTCCTGATGGCGGACGGGCCCGACGGGTCGAACACCGTACTGAGGTGCGGCGCCTTGCGTCCGGTGATGCAATGGAATTCGGATGCAGGGGGAATGCGGGGGGAATTTTGATGTCATGACCGCCGAGGGGTGAAGCCGTGAACGATGAAGAATTCGCCGAAATGGGACCGATCGACTACGTGGTCGTCGAATTCCCCGGAAACCGAATGACGGGCGAGGGCTTTCCCCTCCTGGTCGACCTGGTGGATCGCGGCCTCATTCGGATCCTCGACCTGCTGTTCGTCAGAAAGGAGGAGGACGGGTCCGTGGTCGGTCTGGAAATCGCCGACCTCACCGGCGACGGGGCCCTGGACCTGGCCGTCTTCGAGGGCGCCTCCTCCGGGCTGCTGGGCCAGGACGACCTCGACGAGGCGGGGGCCGCCCTGGCACCCGGCAACTCGGCGGGGATCCTGGTCTACGAGAACCTGTGGGCCGCGCCCTTCGCCACCGCGCTGCGCCGCGGTGGCGCGCAGCTGGTCGCCTCCGGGCGGATCCCGGCGCCGGCCGTCCTGGCCGCGCTGGACGCCACCGAGCCCGGCCGGCCGCCGGCGTAGGGGCTCCGCGGGCCAGTCCCGGTCAGCCGCCCGGGTAGTCGCCGAGCTTCGGCCGCGCGGGTAGTCGCCGAGCTTCGGCCGCCCGCGTTCGCCGTGCTCCGGGGAGGCCCCACGCTCAGCGGGCCGTGCGCTCACCGAAACGGCCGACGGCGGCCCGTACGCGCGTGAGCTGCGTCGGAAGATCGGCTGTGGCGTCCATGGTCATCCCCGGCTCGTCGGGTTCCAGGGGCTCCAGCGTCTCGAACTGCGAGTCGACCAGCCGGGCGGGCATGAAGTGGCCGGTGCGCCGGGACACGCGGTCCCATGCGGTGTCCCGGTCCAGGGCGAGGTACAGGCACCACAGCCGTCCGCGCGCGGCCGCACGCAGCCCGTCGCGGTAGGCGCGCTTGAGGGCCGAACAGGCCACCACCAGCCCCTCGCCGGCCTCGACGGAGTGACGGACGCGGTCGGCGAGGGCCCGCAACCAGGGCTCGCGGTCGGCGTCGTCCAGTGCGCGGCCGGCGCTCATCTTGGCGACGTTCGCGGCGGGATGGAAGTCGTCGCCCTCGACGAACGGCAGGTGGAGCAGCTCGGCGACCGCCTTGCCGACGGTGGTCTTCCCGGAGCCGGTCACGCCCAGGACCAGCACGATCGGCGGTCTTTGGCCGGCCCCGGCGCCGGTCACGGGTTCTCGGGTTCCCGGCTCGCCGCCGTCTGCCGCAGATCCGCCTCACCGAGAGGCTGGAGGATCCCGCGGGTGTCCAGCCGGTAGAGCAGGATCAGCGGCGGTCCGACGAGCAGCACCGCGACCAGGGTGACCAGCATCAGCCAGCGCAGCGTCGTCGCCGCGCCGGCCGCCTGGGCCACGGTCAGCGAGGTCGGGATCAGATAGGGCCGCTGGGCGAGCCCCCACGCCACGACGACGAGAGCCACGCTGCCGACCGCGGTGAGCCTCGCCCACCCCGTCGCCATCCGGTACAGCAGCCCTGCGGTGACCACCGCGCAGACGCCGGCGGCCAGGACGAGAGCCAGGCCGATTCCGCTGGTCAGCCCGTCGTAGACGTA encodes:
- a CDS encoding DUF6325 family protein, with the translated sequence MGPIDYVVVEFPGNRMTGEGFPLLVDLVDRGLIRILDLLFVRKEEDGSVVGLEIADLTGDGALDLAVFEGASSGLLGQDDLDEAGAALAPGNSAGILVYENLWAAPFATALRRGGAQLVASGRIPAPAVLAALDATEPGRPPA
- a CDS encoding gluconokinase, translating into MTGAGAGQRPPIVLVLGVTGSGKTTVGKAVAELLHLPFVEGDDFHPAANVAKMSAGRALDDADREPWLRALADRVRHSVEAGEGLVVACSALKRAYRDGLRAAARGRLWCLYLALDRDTAWDRVSRRTGHFMPARLVDSQFETLEPLEPDEPGMTMDATADLPTQLTRVRAAVGRFGERTAR